A stretch of Arachis hypogaea cultivar Tifrunner chromosome 15, arahy.Tifrunner.gnm2.J5K5, whole genome shotgun sequence DNA encodes these proteins:
- the LOC112750644 gene encoding small ribosomal subunit protein mS80 (rPPR6) codes for MSSWRLILARNAAARNCIIASRIPNFPLSQSCIPTQPPLKPQPTPPSSTASPRSVSRFFLPNDLRFFSPQTDITFDDDRPQNDAVPLCNETEPQEAALEEGEGQLEIEEEIHDINDERLESLRVLLQSNGDRSFESSLNDMCLALDHNSVARIIEIPSVSGENLVRFFNWARNDKSFKVSPSALETVVSKVCQGMKKKEIYSLWDLVRHIGEEEKGVLNVGILNELISSLSKLGKGKAALEVFDKLEDFEIVPNADSYYFTVEALCRRKAFDLAWSVCRKMIDSQMVLEDVEKIGSMVSWFCKGKMAREAHEVYMAMEEKRKQLPLSCISFLVGKLCQENETVGLALKVLADIQGERRHRAIKPFSAVVRALCRIKDLDAAKKLVLEMIADGPPPGNAVFNFVITGYCKVGEMGQAVEMMKLLESRGLKPDLYAYAVLMSGYSNGGEMEESRNILEEAKKKHPKLTPVMYHTLVRGYCKLEQFDKALELLTEMKDFGIRPSADEYEKLIQSLCLKALDWEMAEKLQEEMKENGLHLKGITRALIRAVKEMEKEVLEAGNSGSAA; via the coding sequence atgtCATCGTGGAGATTGATCCTCGCAAGAAATGCTGCTGCACGCAACTGCATCATTGCGTCGCGAATCCCTAACTTCCCTCTCTCACAATCTTGCATACCCACCCAACCTCCATTAAAACCCCAACCAACTCCTCCCTCCTCCACCGCCTCTCCCCGTTCCGTTTCCCGTTTCTTCCTTCCCAATGACCTCCGTTTCTTCTCTCCTCAAACGGACATCACCTTCGACGACGACCGTCCGCAAAACGACGCCGTTCCGCTCTGCAATGAGACTGAACCACAAGAAGCCGCattagaagaaggagaaggacaactagaaatagaagaagagattCACGATATCAACGACGAGAGATTAGAATCCCTGCGGGTTCTTCTACAAAGTAATGGCGACAGGTCGTTTGAGTCATCTCTTAACGACATGTGTTTAGCTCTGGATCATAACTCCGTCGCCAGAATAATTGAAATCCCGTCCGTTTCGGGCGAGAATCTCGTTAGGTTTTTTAACTGGGCCCGGAACGACAAGTCGTTTAAGGTATCCCCCTCTGCGTTGGAAACAGTGGTGTCAAAGGTGTGCCAAGgtatgaagaagaaagagatatACTCTCTGTGGGATTTGGTTCGGCATATTGGTGAGGAAGAGAAGGGTGTACTGAACGTAGGGATTCTCAACGAGTTGATATCTTCGCTGTCGAAATTGGGAAAAGGAAAGGCTGCACTCGAGGTCTTTGATAAATTGGAGGATTTCGAAATTGTGCCGAATGCTGACAGTTATTACTTCACGGTCGAAGCTCTTTGCCGGCGGAAAGCTTTCGATTTGGCTTGGTCCGTGTGTCGAAAGATGATTGATTCACAGATGGTGCTGGAAGATGTAGAGAAAATTGGTAGCATGGTGTCTTGGTTTTGTAAGGGGAAAATGGCCAGAGAAGCACATGAAGTGTATATGGCAATGGAAGAGAAAAGGAAGCAGTTACCTTTGTCTTGTATTAGCTTCTTGGTTGGCAAATTGTGTCAAGAGAATGAGACTGTTGGATTGGCTTTGAAGGTGTTGGcggatatacaaggagagaggaGGCACCGTGCGATAAAGCCTTTTTCCGCAGTGGTTAGAGCTTTGTGTAGGATTAAGGATCTTGATGCAGCAAAGAAGTTGGTGTTGGAAATGATTGCAGATGGTCCACCTCCTGGAAATGCTGTTTTCAACTTTGTGATTACTGGATATTGCAAAGTTGGGGAGATGGGACAAGCTGTGGAGATGATGAAGCTCTTGGAGAGTAGGGGTTTGAAGCCGGATCTGTACGCTTATGCTGTTCTTATGAGTGGCTATTCAAATGGTGGTGAGATGGAAGAGTCTAGGAACATATTGGAAGAGGCTAAAAAGAAGCATCCTAAGTTAACCCCTGTGATGTATCACACACTAGTTCGTGGATATTGTAAGTTGGAACAGTTTGATAAGGCTTTGGAGTTGTTGACTGAGATGAAGGATTTTGGCATCCGCCCTAGTGCAGATGAATACGAGAAGCTGATCCAGTCGCTATGTTTGAAGGCTTTGGATTGGGAAATGGCGGAAAAACTACAGGAGGAAATGAAAGAGAATGGGTTGCATCTCAAGGGTATCACTAGGGCCTTGATTAGGGCCGTCAAGGAGATGGAAAAGGAAGTTTTGGAGGCTGGAAACTCTGGTTCAGCAGCATAA
- the LOC112750647 gene encoding uncharacterized protein: MFYIHQQTQVQHSWIGLYIEFEHIVVDEIQHDPDVQVDRAEAYKGMNNDSDQEFEDTYETGDEDEDEDDNGGGKAVAKTLVVPPAINQPTNVPPFMRSLDLDAIHVLEFPEYANIGVADTENGEFRIGLEYSSRKSVIAAIRSYTISRRVDYVVYEFEPQTIYAKCKTYGRGCDWLIRVSLIQEKACWEIRRYNGRHICFMGTISQDHSKLDSDTIAETMKSLVESDPFIKKNL; encoded by the exons ATGTTTTATATTCACCAGCAAACTCAGGTGCAACACTCATGGATTGGGTTGTATATTGAATTTGAACATATAGTTGTGGATGAGATTCAACATGATCCAGATGTACAAGTTGACAGAGCTGAAGCGTATAAAGGAATGAACAATGATAGCGACCAGGAGTTCGAAGATACGTACGAAACTGGTGATGAGGACGAGGACGAGGACGACAATGGGGGAGGTAAGGCAGTCGCGAAAACTTTAGTGGTTCCACCCGCAATCAATCAACCGACGAACGTTCCACCTTTTATGCGTAGCTTGGATCTTGATGCCATACATGTACTGGAGTTTCCCGAATATGCGAACATAG gtgTTGCTGATACTGAGAACGGAGAGTTTAGGATAGGACTGGAATACAGTTCTAGAAAATCAGTCATTGCGGCAATTCGGAGTTACACTATCTCTAGAAGAGTCGATTACGTCGTTTATGAATTCGAGCCACAGACGatctatgcaaaatgcaagactTATGGACGTGGATGCGATTGGCTTATCCGAGTAAGCTTGATACAGGAGAAAGCTTGTTGGGAGATTCGGAGATACAACGGGAGGCACATCTGTTTCATGGGAACGATCTCACAAGATCACTCTAAGTTGGACTCGGATACGATTGCTGAGACTATGAAGTCATTGGTTGAATCCGACCCATTCATAAAGAAAAATCTATAA